The following are from one region of the Paenibacillus sp. KS-LC4 genome:
- a CDS encoding MFS transporter: MTASQPASAFSLLRNRFVQAILMSTLFLQIGIWVRNIAVLLYVKKMTNDDAFAVSLISVAEFAPIFVFSFIGGTFADRWRPKKTMVWCDLLSALSILAVLLAMENGTWHAVFFATLVSAILSQFSQPAGMKLFKLHVPEHLVQTGMSLYQTLFAIFMIFGPVIGTFIYQSYGIETAIGVMGAAFLLSAASLAFLPRDRDDAGEQQNSRVLEDIKAGFRYVWSSKILRTLGGGFIAAGLGLGLIQPMGIFLITEQLGKPEDYLQWFLLVNGIAMIIGGVLAMSFSSKLSPQKLLAIGMTVDALAMIAMGLSKDYWFTLGLQFISGFALPCIQIGINTLILQNTKESFIGRVNGILTPMFMGSMVVTMMLSGLMKNAISLTPMYIIAGLFFLAGVAILLPLFKLQSRIEPVAEKALAK; this comes from the coding sequence ATGACAGCCTCTCAACCTGCTTCAGCATTTTCGCTGTTAAGAAATCGCTTTGTGCAAGCGATACTGATGTCCACTTTATTTTTGCAAATCGGCATCTGGGTGCGGAATATCGCGGTGCTGCTTTATGTGAAAAAAATGACGAATGATGATGCATTCGCCGTTTCGCTCATCTCCGTAGCTGAATTCGCGCCCATTTTCGTATTTTCGTTTATTGGCGGGACGTTTGCCGATCGCTGGCGACCCAAGAAAACGATGGTATGGTGCGATCTGTTAAGCGCCTTATCCATTCTAGCCGTACTATTGGCCATGGAGAATGGGACTTGGCACGCCGTCTTTTTTGCCACATTAGTTTCAGCCATCTTGTCCCAATTTTCTCAGCCTGCTGGCATGAAGCTGTTCAAGCTGCACGTGCCTGAGCATCTAGTACAGACCGGGATGTCGCTGTATCAAACGTTGTTCGCCATATTTATGATTTTCGGCCCCGTCATTGGGACATTTATCTACCAAAGCTACGGCATCGAAACGGCCATTGGTGTAATGGGAGCAGCCTTTCTATTATCTGCTGCTTCGCTAGCTTTCCTGCCGCGTGATCGAGACGATGCTGGGGAGCAGCAAAATTCCCGGGTGCTGGAGGACATTAAGGCCGGCTTCCGCTACGTATGGTCAAGTAAAATACTGCGTACACTCGGCGGCGGCTTCATTGCTGCTGGACTTGGGCTCGGCTTAATTCAACCAATGGGCATTTTCCTTATTACGGAGCAGCTTGGGAAACCGGAGGATTATTTACAGTGGTTTCTATTAGTAAACGGCATTGCCATGATTATCGGCGGCGTGCTTGCGATGAGCTTCTCCAGCAAGCTATCGCCGCAGAAGCTTCTAGCGATTGGCATGACGGTCGACGCCTTAGCAATGATCGCTATGGGACTATCAAAGGATTACTGGTTCACGCTTGGTCTTCAGTTTATAAGCGGTTTTGCACTGCCATGCATCCAAATTGGCATTAATACTTTGATATTACAAAATACGAAGGAATCCTTTATCGGCCGCGTAAATGGTATTCTAACACCGATGTTCATGGGCTCTATGGTCGTAACGATGATGCTGTCGGGTTTAATGAAAAATGCGATTTCGCTCACGCCTATGTATATCATTGCAGGTTTATTTTTCCTTGCAGGTGTAGCCATTCTCCTTCCATTATTCAAGTTGCAGAGCAGAATTGAGCCTGTAGCTGAGAAGGCTTTAGCTAAGTAA
- a CDS encoding glycoside hydrolase family 88 protein, with translation MPKLQFDEQHILEVIDKVVDRTFRMDFGWDWPGGVAFFGVCEAYEATGNEKYLTLLKEWVDEKLEDELPKLSVNGVSIGHALITLYKATDDRKYLDIAIRMADYLQNDAVRFAEGIFQHTVNSETYNFPEQAWVDTMMMAGYFLIRMGELLGREDYLEDGLLQYHGHERVLQDPVSNLYYHGWDNIAQNHMSSIFWARGNGWASLTMAKALPLIAVQHPSFMIIEGSLRDQAAALVRLQSEKGLWHTIVNDPTSYEETSGSAGIAAGLFTFGSLYNKYIQKSIDGILEQITEDGTVQGVSAGTAVMNDAEGYKGVSYKRIQGWGQGLTLAFLATVLQSKQREFS, from the coding sequence ATGCCAAAACTGCAATTTGATGAACAGCATATACTTGAAGTGATTGATAAAGTCGTAGACCGTACATTTCGTATGGATTTCGGCTGGGATTGGCCCGGCGGCGTCGCATTTTTCGGCGTATGTGAGGCTTATGAGGCAACGGGGAATGAAAAATATTTAACGCTGCTTAAAGAATGGGTCGATGAAAAGCTGGAGGATGAACTGCCTAAGCTTTCGGTTAATGGCGTATCCATTGGCCACGCTCTTATTACGTTGTATAAGGCAACCGATGACCGCAAGTATTTAGATATTGCAATTAGAATGGCAGATTATTTACAAAACGATGCGGTACGGTTTGCCGAAGGCATTTTCCAGCATACGGTTAATTCTGAAACGTATAATTTCCCTGAGCAGGCGTGGGTTGATACGATGATGATGGCGGGTTACTTCCTCATTCGCATGGGCGAGCTTCTGGGACGGGAAGATTATTTGGAGGACGGGCTGCTGCAATATCATGGACATGAGCGTGTATTGCAGGACCCTGTCAGCAACTTGTATTATCATGGCTGGGATAATATTGCGCAAAATCATATGTCGAGCATATTTTGGGCGCGCGGCAATGGCTGGGCTTCGCTTACAATGGCCAAAGCGCTTCCGCTCATTGCCGTACAGCACCCATCCTTTATGATTATTGAAGGGTCGCTGCGCGATCAGGCAGCTGCGCTAGTGCGTCTGCAATCAGAGAAGGGACTTTGGCATACGATTGTGAACGACCCTACCTCCTATGAGGAAACATCCGGTTCCGCAGGCATCGCGGCAGGCTTGTTCACTTTTGGATCGCTGTACAATAAATACATCCAAAAGTCGATTGATGGCATTTTGGAGCAAATTACCGAGGATGGCACCGTACAAGGGGTATCGGCTGGTACAGCTGTTATGAATGACGCGGAAGGCTATAAAGGAGTATCCTATAAAAGGATTCAAGGCTGGGGCCAAGGGCTGACACTTGCTTTCCTGGCAACGGTGCTGCAATCTAAACAACGAGAGTTCTCTTAG
- a CDS encoding carbohydrate ABC transporter permease — protein MLLKKFKWPIYHIFVGLLAIVMVYPVIWLLMSSFKPSNVIFTTSSSLIPDPWIWTNYVTGWIGSSGQSFMSFITNSLEIVILSTIGAVLSSAFIAFGFARLQFRGRAIWFGIMMVTLMLPHDVVLVPQYIMFSKLGWIGTISPIVVPQYFGVPFFIFLMVQFIRTIPREMDEAATIDGVGKFGLFLRIILPLIIPALATASIFSFYWRWEDLMGPLLYLNKPSAYTVSLGLKMFLDSESVSNWGAMFAMSIVSLIPVLGVFFLFQRYIVEGISTSGLK, from the coding sequence ATGTTACTGAAAAAATTCAAGTGGCCGATTTATCACATTTTCGTTGGTCTGCTGGCAATCGTTATGGTGTATCCTGTTATTTGGCTGCTCATGAGCTCCTTTAAGCCTAGTAATGTTATTTTCACAACATCGAGCTCGCTCATTCCTGATCCTTGGATTTGGACCAACTACGTTACGGGCTGGATTGGGTCATCTGGACAATCCTTCATGAGCTTTATTACAAACTCGCTGGAAATCGTTATTCTCTCGACGATTGGAGCGGTATTGTCCTCCGCCTTTATCGCCTTTGGCTTCGCACGTCTGCAATTTAGGGGTAGAGCGATCTGGTTCGGGATTATGATGGTTACGCTCATGCTGCCACATGACGTTGTACTTGTTCCGCAATACATTATGTTCTCCAAGCTAGGCTGGATTGGCACAATTTCGCCGATTGTTGTCCCTCAATACTTCGGTGTCCCATTCTTTATCTTCTTGATGGTTCAATTCATACGGACCATTCCAAGAGAGATGGATGAAGCGGCTACGATTGATGGAGTTGGGAAGTTTGGCTTGTTTTTACGGATTATTTTGCCGCTCATTATTCCGGCTTTGGCAACTGCTTCGATCTTTTCCTTCTACTGGCGTTGGGAAGATTTAATGGGGCCGTTGCTTTATCTGAATAAACCAAGCGCTTATACGGTATCACTTGGTTTGAAAATGTTCCTCGATAGCGAAAGTGTATCCAATTGGGGTGCCATGTTCGCAATGTCGATCGTAAGCTTGATTCCGGTGTTAGGTGTATTCTTCTTATTCCAGCGCTATATTGTTGAAGGAATAAGCACAAGCGGGTTGAAATAG